A region of the Methanobrevibacter sp. genome:
AAAGAATTGTATGATGGAACTATAAAAGATGATGATGAGTTTCAAAATAGGGCCGGCGAATTGGGGATTTCTCTCAAAATTACTGATGATGCCAGCAAATTAAAAATTGTTGGAAATACAGTAAGGGGCGAAGTAAGTACCAAAGGAACTTTTGAGACAAAACGCAGAAGAATATACGGAACAACTAATGGTTATCAAATTGTTGAATTATTAGGTTCCGAGACAAAATCACGTAATTCTGGAGAAAAAGGCATAATCATTTTTGGAAACAATTATGCAAAACAATTGGCTCAAACTCTCATTCAAAGAAAATGGAAAGCTAGTCAAAGTTTGAAATACATGGGGGAAGTATTCGAGGATATTTTGGCCGAAGTCGCTTCTAAAACACCAACAGTCGGTGATAAGTTTGACACATTGCTTCAACAGCCTAAATATGATGCTTCCGAAGCTCAAAGACACCTTAATGTGACAATTGATAATGACATTAAGGTATTGGTTAAATTCAGACAGGAATTGACAGAACAGTTAGTTCAGCAAAATATCGCAATTGACATGGCCAATAAAATCATTGAAAAAGGTGAAGTAGGTAAAGTTGTTTCCGTTGATGGAAACATGCTCTTTGTCCAGCTTAATGATAAGACACAGGCAATGGATGGAAATTGGAAACAGAAGGCGGCGCCTGGTCAAAATGTATTGATGTTTACTGATAATGGTGATGTTAAAATTGGGGATAAAGTTATCATCGAAGATGAGAACCTTTGCCTTAAAAAAGATAAGTCACCTCTAAAATGCGATATAATTTTATGTTCATTGTGATCGGGGATTTAAATGAAGATAACATTTTTAGGTAGTGGAGGTGGAAGATTTTCCGCCATTTCACAGCGAAGAATGACAGGGGGATTCCGTATTGATAATTTGGGTGGAAAAAATTATCATATTGACCCAGGTCCAGGAGCTCTCGTGAGGTCTTATCAGTTCGGTTTTGATCCTCGTAATTTAAGCGGTGTTTTCATCACTCATGCGCACACTGATCATTATAATGATGCAGAAATTCTTATTGAAGCCATGACTAGGGGAATGACAAGAGAATTCGGAACTATATTTGGAAGTTCAAGTGTTTTGGATGGTTTTGAATCTTGGGGTCCTTGCATATCAAAATATCACCAGTCAAAGTCTAATAGGGTACTTTTAGAACCTGGCAAAACTGTTGAATTAGATAACATTAAGGTTAAGGGCACTAAAACAGAACATGGTGACCCAACTGGCTCTGGTTTTCAGATAGATTATAATGGATTTAAAGTTTCATACACTTCTGACACTGGATACTTCGATGAGTTGCATGAGTATCATGATGGTTCCGATATTTTGATAGCCAGTGTTTTAAGGCCGGGCAACAAATCAATCAATGGGCATATGTGCACTCGCGATTTCATAGATTTAATCAATGAAGTGAAACCAAAAGTTGCTGTAATGACTCATTTGGGTTTAAAAATGATTTCAAACAATCCTGTCACTGAAGCCAAGAAGATTTCAAAACAGACTGGCGTTAAGACTATCGCCGCATTTGACGGATTGTCTTTTAATGTAAATTACAACAACCCTAGGAGATTCAGAATTATTTCTCTAAAGGATGTGGATTCTCCAAGTCACAGCACTAATCATAAGATGTTTAAAAATGAGAGGAGAAACTCCTATCAATTGGCTTTTAAGCATAATGAATTTGATGAAGTTTCATTCATGAAGAAACGTTAGATCTGTTTTTCCAAGTTTGTTGGATGGATGAATCCTGAGCGAATCATATGGTCTGCAAGGATAATTGCAGTACTTGATTCGGCTACTGCTGTCACTCTTGGACAGATGCAGGGGTCATGCCTTCCTTTGATTTCTATTTTTTCATTTTCCATTTTTTCCAGATTAACTGAATCTTGACATTTGGAAATTGATGGCGTTGGTTTTACTGCAATTCTTGAAATTATTGGCATTCCATTGCTCATTCCGCCAATAATTCCTCCAGAATTGTTCGTTTTGGTAGTGACATTACCATTTTCAATTTGGTATTCGTCGTTGATTTCTGATGCGGTTTTGTTAGCCACATCAAATCCAAGTCCGATTTCAACGCCCTTGACAGAACCGATGTTCATTAAAATTCTTGCAAGGTCACCATCAAGCCTTTCAAAGACAGGCTCTCCAAGACCTTTTGGAACTCCAGCAGCTATTGTTTCAACAATCCCGCCAATTGAATCTCCTTGCTGTTTTTTATCTAATATGAGCTCTTCCATTTTTTCTGCCGCATTCAGGTCAGCGCAGCGAATTGGATTTTTTTCAACATTTTCTTTAATGGTATTAAAATCTTGAGGCTCTGATTTAATGTCTCCAATTTGAACTACATGTGATATGATTTCAATATTTTGTGTTTCTAAGAGCTTTTTGGCTATTGCTCCTCCGATAACGTGCCCTATAGTTATTCTACCGCTGCCTCGACCTCCTCCATTGTAGTCGTAGTTGCCGTATTTGCTCATCCATCCAAAATCTCCATGGGATGGGCGGGGGGTGTTTTTAAACATGGAATAATCTTTGGAGTGCTGGTTTTTATTGAAAATTACTCCTGCAATAGGTGTCCCGTCAGTTTTCCCTTCAAAAATTCCAGAAAGTATTTCCACTTCATCTGCTTCTTTTCTAGGAGTGGTAACACTACTGGTTCCAGGTTTTCTTTTATCCAGTTCTTTTTGGATATCTTCAGCACTCAATTCAAGATTGGCTGGACATCCGTCAACAATGGCTCCAACAGCTTTTCCGTGGCTAGCTCCAAAACTTGTTATTTTAAATTTTTCTCCAATTGAATTTGACATTTTTAGCCTCTTTTTAATAACTAATTGCATTATATATTTTTTAAATTATATATATTTAGTAAAAATTTTAAATAATTTCAAAATCAAAATTATTTATTAAGTGATAATTATGGAATTTCCAACTACAAGAATGAGAAGATTAAGGAAAAATGCTAAAATCAGAGATATTGTACGCGAAACCAAACTTCAAAAAGAAGATTTGATATATCCGATTTATTTTAAGGAAGAGCTTCAGGAAATGGAAAAGGAAGAAATTTCATCCCTTCCAGGTGAGTTCAGATATTCTCTTGATGCAGGCGTTGAATTTGCAAAGCAACTTGAAGATAAAGGCTTAAAATCTATTATTGTCTTTGGAATACCGAAAGAAGAAACAAAGGATGAAATAGCCTCTCCAGATTATTCCGCAACAGGCATTGTTCAAAAAGCCATCAGAAAGCTTAAAAAAGAGACTAATTTGGTTGTTATCAGTGACGTATGCTTATGCCAGTACACTTCTCATGGACATTGTGGTATGATTAGGGAAAATGACGATACTGATGACGGAATCGAAATATTGAATGATGAATCACTTCCATACATTGCAAAGGTTGCCTTGTCTCATGCGGAAGCTGGAGCAGACATTGTTGCACCTTCAGACATGATGGACGGCAGAGTTGGAGCCATCAGGCAAACCTTGGATGATGAAGGATATGAAAATGTAATGATTATGTCCTATTCGGCCAAATATGCATCAGCATTTTATGAACCGTTCAGGGTTGCGGCCTGTTCATCACCTCATTTGGGCGATAGGAAATCCTATCAGATGGATCCTGGAAATTCCTTAGAAGCAATCAGGGAGTGTGAACTTGATGTAATTGAGGGAACCGACTTTTTGATGGTAAAGCCTGCACTTCCATACTTGGATGTTGTACGCATGGTCAGAGATGAGTTCATGTTGCCTCTTGTTGCATATAATGTGAGTGGAGAATATTCCATGATTATGGCAGCCATCGAAAAAGGATTTTTAACTGAAAGAGCTATTTTGGAATCTTTGCTTTCAATCAAAAGAGCTGGAGCAGATTTAATTATCACTAACTTTGCACCTTACCTGCTTTTCAACGAGTTGATAGAATGAAAGCATCTGAAATTGCAAAAATCGCACAAATCGCTTCTGCACTGGAAGTAAGTGGTTATCCAAAACCGGGTAATGTCCACAGGACCCGTGATTATGATGATATGGAGTTTGAAGACTTTGTAATCAGTGGGATTGTAATTGGTGACACCATTCGTGAAGCGTGCACGGATGTCGATATTGAAAATCCAAAATTGGGTAAATACATCCTGCAGGCAGTGGCTGAAACAGACAGGTGGATTAAGAATAACACCAACCTTGGTATTGTAATGATGACAACCCCTATTGCTGTTGCAGCGGCCATAAGTGATGATTTTGATGAAATAAGGGAAAACATTAAGTTGCTGATGTCTAAAACTTCTGTTGATGATGCATGTGATTTGTATGATGCGATAAACATCGCCGATGCCGGAGGAATGGGAGACCAGGATGAATATGATGTGGCCAGTGACAATGCAAAAAAGGAGTTGAGGGACAACAATCAGACAATGTTTGATGTTTTGAAAATCTCCGCTCCATGGGATATGCTGGCCCGCGAGATGACTTCAGACATGCCCGCCGTTTTTGAAATTGGCTATCCCACATACCATGAACTGAAGCAGGAGAAGTCCCAGAATGATGCCTGCGTTTTGACATTCCTTACAATATTGTCACAGGTTCCAGATACATTGATTTCTAGAAAATATGGTTCGGATGAGGCATTGAAAATCTCCATGATGACAAGGGATTTGCTTAACTTAAGAGATGAGCCAGATTTTGACGAAAGACTTAAGGAATTCGATGATTATCTATTCAAAAACAAGTATAATCCTGGAACCACAGCTGATTTGACAGCAGCATCAATCTTTGTTAGCTATCTGAAATCAAATTTTGAATAATGTGTTTGATGGAATAGTAATCTATTCCTCATTAATTATTTCTTTTGTAATTTTTGAAGCCGATTCAACCATTTTTGGGCAAAATTCTTTAAATAAATGGTTTTCAACGGCAAATTTTACTCCTACTTGTGTTGTAATATCACAATTAAGTAATTCATTGCAGATGTATGACCCGTTTTCTTTTTTAAATTCATCTAAAAATCTTTCACAGGATTCATCACTTTTGGCTTTATTTTCACCAAATTTTAAACCTAAAGCCATTAAAGCACCAGTGCACGCTCCACAAACTTCTCCTTTTCGCATTCCACTTCCAAAACATGCTCCAATTTTTAAAGCTTGTTTTTTTTCAAGCCCTAAATTAGGTGAAAATGCTGCAAATACTGCTTGCGAACACCTGTAACCATTTTTAAATAATTTGATTGCTTCGTTAATTTCACTCATAATTAATATTTTTTTAATCATATTAAATTAATTTATTTTTTTGATTTTAACATCATATTTATAAATAATTTCAAACATATATTATGATATTATTAAATCTTAAAATATATGGTGTTTAAATGAGTGAGGATATTAAAAAAACCATTAGTGAATTACATATTTATGAAAAGAAACTTCTAAAAGAGCTGGAGGCCAATCCGGAAGCGACTCCAGAAGAAATTGCCGAAAATTGTGATATGAATATTAAGGCTGTCATGAGTGCTGCAGGTTCTCTTGCATCAAAGGACATAATTGAAGTTGACAAGAAGGTTCAGGAAACATATTCCTTAACAGATGACGGGCTGGAATATGCCGAGCATGGGCTTCCAGAACGTAGGATATTGAACGTTTTAGCCGATAAGGACCAAATTGAAATGAAAAACTTGGCTGAGGAAGCGGGCATTGATAAAAAAGAGGCAAATATAGCAATTGGATGGTTGCGCCGTAAAAATTGGGCTCAAATCGAAAAGGGTTCTGTAATCATCACAGATTTTGGTAAAGATTTCGTATCCAAAATTGATGTTGATGAAAAGGCATTGGACTACCTCAAGGCTAATGTTGATGGAGTCAAACTTTTCACTGATGACATAATGGATGGTTTTAAAAAGTTAACAGGTAGGAAAAACATTTTAAACGTAAAAAAAGAAACCTCACATTCTTTTAAACTACTGCCTAAAGGTGAAGCCATACTTAAGGAAGGGTTCACCATTCAGGAGCAGGCCACTCAATTAACACACCAGCAATTAAAAGATGGAGAATGGAAAAGTTTACAGTATCGTCCTTATGACATTAATGCTGAAGCACCAATAGTATTTGCAGGTAAAAAACATCCTTTAAGGGTCATCATTGATGAAATAAGAGAAATCTTTTTGAATATGGGCTTTTCAGAGGATAATGGAGAATTTGTCGAATCAGCATTCTGGAACTTTGATTCACTTTTCCAGCCACAGGATCATGCTGCCCGTGAAATGCAGGACACATTTTATCTTAAAAATCCATTAACCTGTGATTTACCTGATGAAAAATTAGTAAGGCTCACAGCCGAAACCCATGAAACCGGTGCGGATACAGGTTCAATCGGTTGGAAATATGATTGGAGTGAGGACATTGCACGCCAGAGTGTTTTAAGAACTCATACAACTGGAATTTCAACAAAACACTTGTTTGAACATGAGCCTCCAATCAAGATGTTTTCTGTCGGCAGGGTATTCAGAAGAGAAACTTTCGATTACAAACACTTGCCAGAATTCCATCAGGTTGAAGGACTTGTATGTGATGAAGGAATCAGCTATCAAAATCTTTTAGGAACCTTAAAGGAGTTCTATAAAAAATTAGGTTTTGAAGTAAGATTCAGACCTGCTTATTTCCCTTACACTTATCTGTCTACTGAAACCGAAATCTATTTGGAGGAAAAAGAAAGTTGGATTGAACTTGGAGGTGCTGGAATGTTCAGG
Encoded here:
- the aroC gene encoding chorismate synthase; its protein translation is MSNSIGEKFKITSFGASHGKAVGAIVDGCPANLELSAEDIQKELDKRKPGTSSVTTPRKEADEVEILSGIFEGKTDGTPIAGVIFNKNQHSKDYSMFKNTPRPSHGDFGWMSKYGNYDYNGGGRGSGRITIGHVIGGAIAKKLLETQNIEIISHVVQIGDIKSEPQDFNTIKENVEKNPIRCADLNAAEKMEELILDKKQQGDSIGGIVETIAAGVPKGLGEPVFERLDGDLARILMNIGSVKGVEIGLGFDVANKTASEINDEYQIENGNVTTKTNNSGGIIGGMSNGMPIISRIAVKPTPSISKCQDSVNLEKMENEKIEIKGRHDPCICPRVTAVAESSTAIILADHMIRSGFIHPTNLEKQI
- a CDS encoding phenylalanine--tRNA ligase subunit alpha produces the protein MSEDIKKTISELHIYEKKLLKELEANPEATPEEIAENCDMNIKAVMSAAGSLASKDIIEVDKKVQETYSLTDDGLEYAEHGLPERRILNVLADKDQIEMKNLAEEAGIDKKEANIAIGWLRRKNWAQIEKGSVIITDFGKDFVSKIDVDEKALDYLKANVDGVKLFTDDIMDGFKKLTGRKNILNVKKETSHSFKLLPKGEAILKEGFTIQEQATQLTHQQLKDGEWKSLQYRPYDINAEAPIVFAGKKHPLRVIIDEIREIFLNMGFSEDNGEFVESAFWNFDSLFQPQDHAAREMQDTFYLKNPLTCDLPDEKLVRLTAETHETGADTGSIGWKYDWSEDIARQSVLRTHTTGISTKHLFEHEPPIKMFSVGRVFRRETFDYKHLPEFHQVEGLVCDEGISYQNLLGTLKEFYKKLGFEVRFRPAYFPYTYLSTETEIYLEEKESWIELGGAGMFRPEVLKPLGINQPALAFGLGIERLAMIRYDVEDIRMLYKSDIKWLRELPVDNGVEL
- a CDS encoding triphosphoribosyl-dephospho-CoA synthase — encoded protein: MKASEIAKIAQIASALEVSGYPKPGNVHRTRDYDDMEFEDFVISGIVIGDTIREACTDVDIENPKLGKYILQAVAETDRWIKNNTNLGIVMMTTPIAVAAAISDDFDEIRENIKLLMSKTSVDDACDLYDAINIADAGGMGDQDEYDVASDNAKKELRDNNQTMFDVLKISAPWDMLAREMTSDMPAVFEIGYPTYHELKQEKSQNDACVLTFLTILSQVPDTLISRKYGSDEALKISMMTRDLLNLRDEPDFDERLKEFDDYLFKNKYNPGTTADLTAASIFVSYLKSNFE
- a CDS encoding C-GCAxxG-C-C family protein — translated: MIKKILIMSEINEAIKLFKNGYRCSQAVFAAFSPNLGLEKKQALKIGACFGSGMRKGEVCGACTGALMALGLKFGENKAKSDESCERFLDEFKKENGSYICNELLNCDITTQVGVKFAVENHLFKEFCPKMVESASKITKEIINEE
- a CDS encoding DUF2121 domain-containing protein — its product is MSLIIAYIGKKGCVMAGDKRKIGYFGDKKNLEILEKELYDGTIKDDDEFQNRAGELGISLKITDDASKLKIVGNTVRGEVSTKGTFETKRRRIYGTTNGYQIVELLGSETKSRNSGEKGIIIFGNNYAKQLAQTLIQRKWKASQSLKYMGEVFEDILAEVASKTPTVGDKFDTLLQQPKYDASEAQRHLNVTIDNDIKVLVKFRQELTEQLVQQNIAIDMANKIIEKGEVGKVVSVDGNMLFVQLNDKTQAMDGNWKQKAAPGQNVLMFTDNGDVKIGDKVIIEDENLCLKKDKSPLKCDIILCSL
- a CDS encoding MBL fold metallo-hydrolase translates to MKITFLGSGGGRFSAISQRRMTGGFRIDNLGGKNYHIDPGPGALVRSYQFGFDPRNLSGVFITHAHTDHYNDAEILIEAMTRGMTREFGTIFGSSSVLDGFESWGPCISKYHQSKSNRVLLEPGKTVELDNIKVKGTKTEHGDPTGSGFQIDYNGFKVSYTSDTGYFDELHEYHDGSDILIASVLRPGNKSINGHMCTRDFIDLINEVKPKVAVMTHLGLKMISNNPVTEAKKISKQTGVKTIAAFDGLSFNVNYNNPRRFRIISLKDVDSPSHSTNHKMFKNERRNSYQLAFKHNEFDEVSFMKKR
- the hemB gene encoding porphobilinogen synthase, coding for MEFPTTRMRRLRKNAKIRDIVRETKLQKEDLIYPIYFKEELQEMEKEEISSLPGEFRYSLDAGVEFAKQLEDKGLKSIIVFGIPKEETKDEIASPDYSATGIVQKAIRKLKKETNLVVISDVCLCQYTSHGHCGMIRENDDTDDGIEILNDESLPYIAKVALSHAEAGADIVAPSDMMDGRVGAIRQTLDDEGYENVMIMSYSAKYASAFYEPFRVAACSSPHLGDRKSYQMDPGNSLEAIRECELDVIEGTDFLMVKPALPYLDVVRMVRDEFMLPLVAYNVSGEYSMIMAAIEKGFLTERAILESLLSIKRAGADLIITNFAPYLLFNELIE